In Phreatobacter stygius, a genomic segment contains:
- a CDS encoding calcium:proton antiporter codes for MTAARRPKSVITPILALVVALIGTFVPAVISAIPGTGVVWPLVEFAVLVAAVFAAIHHADVVAHRTGEPYGTLVLTLAVTIIEVALIVSIMLAGDGSPMLARETVFAVVMVVCNGLVGICIILGGLRYGEQGFRLPGASAYLVVLMPLATLTLILPNYTTSVPGPFFNLTQLIYVSVATLVLYGVFLYVQTVRHRDYFLSDSGISTPDEHAQVPSDREVAQSVALLILALVGVVLLAKHFAGSVKIAVNFVGAPVGAIGLLVAMLVLLPESIAAIRSAKRNELQKSLNLALGSSLATIGLTIPAVCLVAIVLSQPLGLGLDNRDMVVLILTFGVSLVTFGGGRTNILPGVVHLVLFATYVFLIFAP; via the coding sequence ATGACCGCCGCCCGGCGCCCGAAATCCGTCATCACACCGATTCTTGCGCTGGTCGTCGCGCTGATCGGCACCTTCGTTCCGGCTGTGATCAGCGCCATTCCAGGCACGGGTGTCGTCTGGCCGCTGGTCGAATTTGCCGTATTGGTCGCCGCGGTCTTTGCCGCCATCCACCATGCCGACGTCGTCGCCCACCGCACCGGCGAGCCCTATGGCACGCTGGTGTTGACGCTTGCCGTGACCATCATCGAGGTGGCGCTGATCGTCTCGATCATGCTGGCCGGCGACGGCAGTCCGATGCTCGCCCGCGAAACCGTCTTCGCCGTCGTCATGGTGGTCTGCAACGGGCTCGTCGGCATCTGCATCATCCTGGGCGGGTTGCGTTATGGCGAGCAGGGCTTCCGGCTGCCCGGCGCCAGCGCCTATCTGGTCGTGCTCATGCCGCTGGCGACCCTGACACTGATCCTGCCGAACTACACGACCAGCGTGCCCGGGCCGTTCTTCAACCTGACTCAGCTGATCTATGTCAGCGTCGCGACGCTGGTGCTCTACGGCGTGTTTCTCTATGTCCAGACGGTGCGTCACCGCGACTATTTCCTGTCGGATTCCGGCATCTCGACACCGGATGAACATGCCCAGGTGCCAAGCGACCGCGAAGTCGCCCAGAGCGTCGCCCTGCTGATCCTGGCGCTGGTCGGCGTCGTGCTGCTCGCCAAACATTTTGCCGGTTCGGTCAAGATCGCGGTCAATTTTGTCGGGGCGCCGGTCGGTGCCATCGGCCTGTTGGTCGCCATGCTGGTGCTGCTGCCGGAAAGCATCGCCGCCATCCGCTCGGCCAAGCGCAACGAGCTGCAGAAGAGCCTCAACCTGGCGCTCGGCTCGTCGCTCGCCACCATCGGCCTGACCATTCCGGCGGTCTGCCTGGTCGCCATCGTGCTCAGCCAGCCGCTCGGCCTCGGCCTCGACAACCGCGACATGGTGGTGCTGATCCTGACCTTCGGCGTCAGCCTGGTCACCTTCGGCGGCGGCCGCACCAACATCCTGCCCGGCGTGGTCCACCTGGTGCTGTTCGCGACCTATGTCTTCCTGATCTTCGCGCCCTGA
- a CDS encoding efflux RND transporter permease subunit, whose amino-acid sequence MSKGNWSYWAVTHPALVLFMILALVTGGAFSYFRLGRAEDPSFTIKVAVITAVWPGATAREMQDQVAERIEKKLQELPWFERVQTYTKPGFTAMQLVFRDNTPARDVPTLFYQTRKKLDDLRGELPAGLIGPNVNDEYGDVDSVLFTLTGDGASYAELKRIAERLKSRLLRVPNVTKVNLYGAQDERIFVEFSHAKLATLGVPASAIFESLQRQNAVVPAGTIDTGSARVPLRVTGALDGVAAVAATPVDVNGRIFRLGDIATITRGFVDPPTYLIRQEGQQALLVGVVMQKGANITTLGEDLARARDEFRRDIPVGIELGQIADQPKVVEHAISEFARSFVEALAIVLLVSFLSLGWRTGIVVALSVPMVLAVVFIAMFALGIDLHRISLGALIIALGLLVDDAIIAVEMMVVKMEQGWDRLSAAAYAWTSTAFPMLTGTLVTAIGFLPVGLANSSVGEYAGGIFWVVGLALMVSWFVAVVFTPYLGSKLLPDFHKLEQRKYERAVIRAAKRGKPAPPQPDHSDPHAIYDTRMYRGLRRAVGWSVDHKFFVVATTLVVFVGAVVAFGRVQQQFFPISERPELFFEMRLPQGTAITSSLETAKRAEAMLKGDPDITTYTTYVGQGSPRFWLGLNPQLPDESFAQIVIISKDLEARERIKTRLEAEVAGGKLSEARVRVDRFNFGPPVGFPVQFRVIGIEPQAVRDVAIKVRDIMRGNPNTRDPHLDWNEQSPSVKLVVDQDRARSLGLNVQDVAQTLQTLLSGVTVTSVRDRTERVDIVARAVGPERVDLGRIGDLTIIARGGVPVPLAQVARIEFEQEDPILWRRNRDLTMTVRSDVRDGIQPPVVSAQVQTALKDLIAALPAGMRIEQGGAVEESAKANTSIFILFPVMLLAMLSVLMLQLQSFSRLFLVFSTAPLGLIGASFGLNLTGAPFGFVALLGLIALAGMIMRNTVILVQQIDEDQASGYSLHDAIIEATVRRSRPVVLTALAAMLAMIPLARSLFFGPMAITIAAGLFGATILTLLFLPALYAVWFRVKPSHKQAAPAEPEAAEQLRLPMAAE is encoded by the coding sequence CTGAGCAAGGGCAACTGGTCGTATTGGGCGGTGACCCATCCGGCGCTGGTCCTGTTCATGATCCTGGCGCTGGTCACCGGCGGCGCCTTTTCCTATTTCAGGCTCGGCCGCGCCGAAGACCCGTCGTTTACCATCAAGGTCGCGGTCATCACCGCCGTCTGGCCGGGCGCCACGGCGCGCGAGATGCAGGACCAGGTCGCCGAGCGCATCGAGAAGAAGCTGCAGGAACTGCCCTGGTTCGAGCGGGTGCAGACCTATACCAAGCCCGGCTTCACCGCGATGCAGCTGGTGTTCCGCGACAATACGCCGGCGCGCGACGTGCCGACCTTGTTCTACCAGACCCGCAAGAAGCTCGACGATCTCAGGGGTGAGCTGCCGGCCGGTCTGATCGGGCCCAACGTCAACGACGAATATGGCGACGTCGATTCGGTGCTGTTCACCCTGACCGGCGACGGCGCCAGCTATGCCGAACTGAAGCGCATCGCCGAGCGGCTGAAGAGCCGGCTGCTGCGCGTGCCGAACGTCACCAAGGTCAATCTCTACGGCGCGCAGGACGAGCGCATCTTCGTCGAATTCAGTCATGCCAAGCTGGCCACGCTGGGCGTGCCGGCTTCCGCCATTTTCGAGAGCCTGCAGCGGCAGAACGCCGTGGTGCCGGCCGGCACGATCGATACCGGATCGGCGCGCGTGCCGCTGCGGGTCACCGGTGCGCTCGACGGCGTCGCCGCGGTGGCGGCAACCCCTGTCGACGTCAATGGCCGGATCTTCCGGCTCGGCGACATCGCGACGATCACCCGCGGTTTCGTCGATCCACCGACCTATCTGATCCGCCAGGAGGGCCAGCAGGCCCTGCTGGTCGGCGTGGTCATGCAGAAGGGCGCCAATATCACCACGCTCGGTGAGGACCTGGCCCGTGCCCGCGACGAGTTCCGCCGCGACATCCCCGTCGGCATCGAGCTCGGCCAGATCGCCGATCAGCCGAAAGTGGTCGAACACGCGATTTCGGAATTCGCCCGTTCGTTCGTCGAGGCGCTGGCCATCGTCCTTCTGGTCAGCTTTCTGTCGCTCGGCTGGCGCACCGGCATCGTCGTGGCGCTGTCGGTGCCGATGGTGCTGGCTGTGGTGTTCATCGCCATGTTCGCGCTCGGCATCGACCTGCATCGCATTTCGCTCGGCGCACTGATCATCGCGCTCGGCCTCCTGGTCGATGACGCCATCATCGCGGTCGAAATGATGGTGGTGAAGATGGAGCAGGGCTGGGACCGCCTGTCGGCCGCCGCCTATGCCTGGACCTCGACCGCCTTCCCCATGCTGACCGGCACCTTGGTGACCGCCATCGGCTTCCTGCCGGTCGGTCTCGCCAATTCATCCGTCGGCGAATATGCCGGCGGCATCTTCTGGGTCGTCGGCCTGGCGCTCATGGTGTCCTGGTTCGTCGCGGTGGTGTTCACGCCCTATCTCGGCTCCAAGCTGCTGCCGGACTTCCACAAGCTGGAACAGCGCAAATATGAGCGCGCGGTGATCCGCGCGGCCAAGCGCGGCAAGCCGGCTCCGCCGCAGCCGGACCATTCCGATCCGCATGCGATCTACGACACCCGCATGTATCGGGGCCTGCGCCGGGCGGTCGGCTGGTCGGTCGATCACAAGTTCTTCGTGGTCGCGACCACGCTGGTGGTGTTCGTCGGCGCGGTCGTCGCTTTCGGGCGGGTTCAGCAGCAGTTCTTCCCGATCTCCGAGCGGCCCGAGCTGTTCTTCGAAATGCGCCTGCCCCAGGGCACCGCGATCACCTCGTCGCTGGAAACCGCCAAGCGCGCGGAAGCCATGTTGAAGGGCGATCCCGACATCACGACCTATACGACCTATGTCGGCCAGGGTTCACCGCGCTTCTGGCTCGGTCTCAATCCGCAATTGCCGGATGAGTCCTTCGCGCAGATCGTCATCATATCCAAGGATCTGGAAGCCCGCGAGCGCATCAAGACGCGGCTCGAGGCGGAAGTCGCGGGCGGCAAATTGTCGGAGGCGCGGGTGCGCGTCGACCGGTTCAATTTCGGCCCGCCGGTCGGCTTCCCCGTGCAGTTCCGGGTGATCGGCATCGAGCCGCAGGCCGTGCGCGACGTGGCGATCAAGGTGCGCGACATCATGCGCGGCAACCCGAACACGCGTGATCCGCATCTCGACTGGAACGAGCAGTCGCCCTCGGTCAAGCTGGTGGTCGACCAGGACCGTGCCCGCTCGCTCGGCCTCAACGTTCAGGACGTGGCGCAGACGCTGCAGACCCTGCTCTCGGGGGTGACGGTCACCAGCGTGCGCGACCGCACCGAGCGGGTCGATATCGTGGCGCGCGCGGTGGGTCCCGAGCGCGTCGATCTCGGCCGCATCGGCGATCTGACCATCATTGCCCGCGGCGGCGTTCCGGTGCCGCTGGCACAGGTCGCCCGCATCGAGTTCGAACAGGAGGACCCGATCCTGTGGCGGCGCAACCGCGACCTGACCATGACGGTTCGCTCCGACGTCCGCGACGGCATCCAGCCGCCGGTCGTCAGCGCCCAGGTGCAGACGGCGCTGAAGGATCTGATCGCGGCGCTGCCGGCCGGCATGCGCATCGAGCAGGGCGGCGCGGTCGAGGAATCGGCCAAAGCCAATACCTCGATCTTCATCCTGTTCCCGGTCATGCTGCTCGCCATGCTGAGCGTGCTGATGCTGCAGCTGCAGTCGTTCTCCCGGCTGTTCCTGGTGTTCTCGACCGCGCCGCTCGGCCTGATCGGTGCGTCCTTCGGGCTCAACCTGACCGGCGCGCCATTCGGTTTCGTCGCGCTGCTCGGCCTCATCGCGCTCGCCGGCATGATCATGCGCAACACCGTCATCCTGGTGCAGCAGATCGACGAGGACCAGGCCAGCGGCTATTCGCTGCATGACGCGATCATCGAGGCAACCGTGCGCCGCTCCCGCCCGGTGGTGCTGACGGCGCTGGCCGCGATGCTGGCGATGATCCCGCTGGCGCGTTCGCTGTTCTTTGGTCCGATGGCGATCACCATTGCCGCAGGCCTGTTCGGCGCGACGATCCTGACGCTCTTGTTCCTGCCGGCGCTCTATGCGGTCTGGTTCCGGGTCAAGCCGTCGCACAAGCAGGCAGCACCGGCCGAGCCGGAAGCCGCCGAGCAGTTGCGGCTGCCGATGGCGGCCGAATAA
- a CDS encoding efflux RND transporter periplasmic adaptor subunit, with product MRHRVLPLLAVSLLGLGLAACNDGNARTEARAAEGDARAVVVETVRFRSRTSERSFVGSVRPRIESDLGFRVAGKIAERLVQQGERIARGQPLAKLDPTDLQLQKEQAEAELAAAQINLTAGEAQDKRSLDLRRAGWATQATVDQQLARTADARGRVDRAKRALDLAVNQLAYTTLISDVDGLVTATLAEPGQVVTAGTPVIRVARAGEREAVVAVPEALIERVRTGQATVSLWSNADKRYGAKLREFAASADTATRTFQARFTIQDADDGVVIGMTATVTVGEPASARVARLPISALYSEGRGPSVFVVDQATGGLTLKPVTVEGYDSRDVLISGGLADGDKVVALGVHKLDAGQRVRVVDTRN from the coding sequence ATGCGTCACCGCGTCCTCCCCCTTCTCGCCGTTTCGTTGCTGGGGCTGGGCCTGGCGGCGTGCAATGACGGCAATGCCCGGACCGAAGCCCGCGCCGCTGAAGGCGATGCCCGTGCCGTGGTGGTCGAGACCGTGCGCTTCCGCTCGCGCACCAGCGAGCGCAGCTTCGTCGGCAGCGTGCGTCCGCGCATCGAGAGCGATCTCGGCTTCCGTGTCGCCGGCAAGATCGCCGAGCGTCTGGTTCAACAGGGCGAGCGGATCGCCCGCGGCCAGCCGCTGGCCAAGCTCGATCCCACCGACCTGCAGCTGCAGAAGGAGCAGGCCGAGGCCGAACTCGCCGCCGCCCAGATCAATCTCACCGCCGGTGAAGCCCAGGACAAGCGTTCGCTCGATCTGAGGCGTGCCGGCTGGGCGACGCAGGCAACGGTCGACCAGCAGCTCGCCCGCACCGCCGATGCCCGTGGTCGTGTCGACCGGGCCAAGCGCGCGCTCGACCTCGCGGTCAACCAGCTCGCCTATACGACGCTGATCTCGGATGTCGACGGCCTGGTCACCGCGACGCTGGCCGAGCCCGGCCAGGTGGTGACGGCGGGCACGCCGGTGATCCGGGTCGCCCGGGCCGGCGAGCGCGAGGCCGTCGTGGCCGTGCCCGAGGCGCTGATCGAGCGCGTCCGCACCGGCCAGGCCACGGTGTCGCTGTGGTCGAATGCCGATAAGCGTTATGGCGCCAAGCTGCGCGAATTCGCGGCCTCGGCCGACACCGCCACGCGGACCTTCCAGGCCCGCTTCACCATTCAAGACGCCGATGATGGCGTCGTCATTGGTATGACGGCGACCGTCACGGTCGGCGAGCCCGCGTCCGCCCGCGTGGCTCGCCTCCCTATCTCCGCGCTCTATTCCGAAGGGCGTGGTCCGTCGGTCTTCGTGGTCGATCAGGCCACCGGTGGACTGACACTGAAGCCGGTCACCGTCGAAGGCTATGACAGCCGCGACGTGCTGATCAGCGGCGGGCTCGCCGATGGCGACAAGGTTGTCGCGCTCGGCGTGCACAAGCTCGATGCCGGTCAGCGGGTGCGGGTGGTCGATACCCGCAACTGA
- a CDS encoding TetR/AcrR family transcriptional regulator, whose translation MTVKARLTPEETRERILVAAEEHFRRVGYAKTAVADIASALAMSPANVYRFFPTKSAICEEIARRMLAASMAQVRAIAAEKISAADRLGEMVLAIHRYNKGNFTEERRLHDMVENAMVESWGVIKAYLEGLTFIFADVIREGMVAGEFAVQDPIEAALSFKQTHVSVFHPTLIAHCAGMDAIDDLEEQARRLTRFALRALKA comes from the coding sequence ATGACGGTCAAAGCTCGCCTCACTCCGGAAGAGACCCGCGAACGCATTCTTGTTGCGGCCGAGGAGCATTTCCGGCGTGTCGGCTATGCCAAGACCGCGGTTGCCGACATTGCCAGTGCGCTCGCCATGAGCCCGGCCAATGTCTATCGCTTCTTTCCGACGAAGTCGGCGATCTGCGAAGAGATCGCCCGGCGCATGCTGGCGGCGAGCATGGCGCAGGTGCGCGCCATCGCCGCCGAGAAGATTTCCGCCGCGGATCGTCTGGGCGAGATGGTCCTGGCGATCCATCGTTACAACAAGGGCAATTTCACCGAAGAGCGCCGGCTCCACGACATGGTCGAGAACGCCATGGTCGAGAGCTGGGGTGTCATCAAAGCCTATCTCGAGGGGCTCACCTTCATTTTCGCCGACGTTATCCGCGAGGGAATGGTGGCGGGTGAATTTGCCGTCCAGGATCCGATCGAAGCTGCCCTGTCGTTCAAACAGACCCATGTGAGCGTGTTTCATCCAACCCTGATCGCCCATTGCGCCGGAATGGACGCGATCGACGACCTGGAAGAGCAGGCTCGCCGTCTCACCCGTTTTGCCCTTCGCGCCCTGAAAGCCTGA
- a CDS encoding branched-chain amino acid ABC transporter permease: protein MINAILSDDLPKSRILSVVLAAILIGLAFAPFLFSGAAAINTAAKICIFIVLVASYDLLLGYTGIVSFAHTMFFGIGGYGIGLAMYSFGPTWGFALIGLLIALAVAVVLAFLIGLLSLRVRAIFYAMITLAVASAVTILATQFSEYTGGEDGRSFRVPEVLRPGFKLIDTPLFGVDITGRIIAYYLVFISALVLFLAALRVVNSPFGRVLQAIRENDMRAEALGYRVVYYRTVANCLAAAMAVLAGAMSAFWLRYTGPDTTLSFAIMLDILLMVVIGGMGTMYGAVVGATLFIVAQNYLQKLMASGAAATEGIPLLPKLLHPDRWLLFLGVLFVLSVYFFPTGIVGRLRARRR from the coding sequence ATGATCAATGCGATCCTGTCGGACGACCTGCCGAAAAGCCGCATCCTCAGCGTCGTCCTTGCGGCGATCCTGATCGGGCTCGCCTTTGCGCCGTTCCTGTTCAGCGGGGCGGCGGCGATCAACACCGCGGCCAAGATCTGCATCTTCATCGTGCTGGTGGCGAGCTACGATCTGCTGCTCGGCTATACCGGCATCGTCTCATTTGCCCACACCATGTTTTTCGGCATCGGCGGCTATGGCATCGGGCTTGCCATGTACAGTTTCGGCCCGACCTGGGGCTTTGCCCTCATCGGCCTTCTGATTGCGCTCGCCGTCGCGGTGGTGCTGGCCTTCCTGATCGGCCTCTTGTCGCTGCGCGTGCGTGCGATCTTTTATGCCATGATCACGCTGGCCGTCGCCTCCGCCGTGACCATCCTGGCGACCCAGTTCTCCGAATATACCGGCGGCGAGGACGGCCGCTCGTTCCGGGTACCCGAGGTGCTCCGGCCCGGCTTCAAGCTGATCGACACGCCGCTGTTCGGCGTCGACATCACCGGCCGCATCATTGCCTACTACCTCGTCTTCATTTCGGCGCTGGTGCTGTTCCTGGCGGCGCTCAGGGTGGTCAATTCGCCGTTCGGCCGCGTGTTGCAGGCGATCCGCGAGAACGACATGCGCGCCGAGGCGCTCGGCTACCGCGTGGTCTATTACCGCACCGTCGCCAATTGCCTGGCCGCCGCGATGGCGGTGCTGGCCGGCGCCATGAGCGCATTCTGGCTGCGCTATACCGGGCCCGACACCACGCTGTCCTTCGCCATCATGCTCGACATCCTGCTGATGGTGGTGATCGGCGGCATGGGCACGATGTATGGGGCGGTGGTTGGTGCGACCCTGTTCATCGTCGCGCAGAACTACCTGCAGAAACTGATGGCCAGCGGGGCGGCGGCGACCGAGGGCATTCCGCTGCTGCCCAAGCTCTTGCATCCCGATCGCTGGCTCCTGTTCCTCGGCGTGCTGTTCGTGCTCAGCGTCTATTTCTTCCCGACCGGCATCGTCGGCCGGCTCCGGGCACGCCGCCGCTAG
- a CDS encoding branched-chain amino acid ABC transporter permease has product MTIATPGASTNVPADTLPAVRRDFLPILLPIGLAAAALPFIGNPSTWVTLTIAALAMGMMIFVIASGLTLVFGLMDVLNFGHGAFIAVGAYIAMSVLALLSGWMQVDSLGWNLTALGLAVTVAMIGTGLLGWAFERIIVRPVYGQHLKQILITMGGLIVAEQMIHVIWGGDQKAMPLPAGLRGAFIVGDIAFEKFRLLAVVVGLAVFATMVLVLNRTKIGLLIRAGVENSEMVEALGYRIRRLFVGVFVAGSALAGLGGVLWALYRETLTAAIGGDVMVLVFIVIIIGGLGSVGGCFLGAILVALMANYTAFLVPKVALASNILLMVGILMWRPQGLYPVAKR; this is encoded by the coding sequence ATGACGATCGCCACACCTGGTGCCTCGACGAATGTGCCGGCTGACACGCTGCCGGCGGTGCGCCGCGACTTTCTGCCGATCCTCTTGCCGATCGGGCTGGCCGCCGCGGCGCTGCCGTTCATCGGCAATCCCAGCACCTGGGTGACCCTGACCATCGCGGCGCTCGCCATGGGCATGATGATCTTCGTCATCGCCAGCGGGCTGACCTTGGTGTTCGGCCTGATGGACGTGCTGAATTTCGGCCACGGCGCCTTCATCGCGGTCGGTGCCTATATCGCCATGAGCGTCTTGGCGCTGCTGTCGGGCTGGATGCAGGTGGATTCGCTCGGCTGGAACCTCACCGCGCTCGGGCTCGCCGTCACCGTGGCGATGATCGGCACCGGACTGCTCGGCTGGGCCTTCGAACGGATCATCGTCAGGCCGGTCTATGGCCAGCATCTCAAGCAGATCCTGATCACCATGGGCGGCCTGATCGTCGCCGAACAGATGATCCACGTGATCTGGGGCGGCGACCAGAAGGCCATGCCGCTGCCGGCCGGCCTGCGCGGCGCCTTCATCGTCGGCGACATTGCCTTCGAGAAATTCCGCCTGCTGGCGGTGGTCGTCGGCCTCGCCGTCTTCGCCACCATGGTGCTGGTGCTCAACCGCACCAAGATCGGCCTCCTGATCCGCGCCGGCGTCGAGAACAGCGAAATGGTCGAGGCTCTCGGCTATCGCATCCGCCGGCTGTTCGTCGGCGTGTTCGTCGCAGGCTCCGCGCTGGCAGGCCTCGGCGGCGTGCTCTGGGCGCTCTACCGCGAGACGCTGACCGCGGCGATCGGCGGCGACGTCATGGTGCTGGTCTTCATCGTCATCATCATTGGCGGCCTCGGCTCGGTCGGCGGCTGTTTCCTCGGCGCGATCCTGGTGGCGCTGATGGCCAATTACACCGCCTTCCTGGTGCCCAAGGTGGCGCTCGCCTCCAACATCCTGCTGATGGTCGGCATCTTGATGTGGCGCCCGCAGGGGCTCTATCCGGTCGCGAAGAGGTAA
- a CDS encoding ABC transporter ATP-binding protein, whose protein sequence is MADERPADPLMTLKGVHTHIGQYHILQGVDLVLPRGGMTVLLGRNGAGKTTTLRTIMGLWAPSQGTIHFDGRPIGGLPTPDIARAGIAYVPETMAVFSDLSVRENMVLAARDGPIDKARLDWIFGLFPALRKFWELPAGVLSGGQKQMLAIARAIVEPRRLILIDEPTKGIAPAIIEAMILAFAELKRETTILLVEQNFRFAASLGDQVAVMDDGRIVHRGAMAELAGDEALQTRLLGLSLDTHQ, encoded by the coding sequence ATGGCTGACGAGCGGCCGGCTGATCCGTTGATGACGCTAAAGGGCGTCCACACCCATATTGGCCAATATCATATCCTGCAGGGCGTCGACCTCGTCCTGCCGCGCGGCGGCATGACCGTGCTGCTCGGCCGCAACGGCGCCGGCAAGACCACGACGCTGCGCACCATCATGGGGCTGTGGGCGCCGTCGCAGGGCACCATCCATTTCGATGGCCGGCCGATCGGCGGCCTGCCGACCCCCGACATTGCGCGCGCGGGCATTGCCTATGTGCCGGAGACCATGGCTGTCTTCTCCGATCTTTCGGTGCGCGAGAACATGGTCCTGGCGGCGCGCGACGGGCCGATCGACAAGGCACGCCTGGACTGGATCTTCGGACTGTTCCCGGCGCTCAGGAAGTTCTGGGAACTGCCGGCGGGCGTATTGTCAGGCGGCCAGAAGCAGATGCTGGCCATCGCCCGCGCGATTGTCGAGCCGCGCCGGCTGATCCTGATCGATGAGCCGACCAAGGGCATCGCGCCGGCGATCATCGAGGCGATGATCCTGGCCTTCGCGGAATTGAAGCGGGAGACGACGATCCTGCTGGTCGAACAGAATTTCCGCTTCGCCGCGAGCCTCGGGGACCAGGTGGCCGTGATGGATGACGGCCGCATCGTCCATCGCGGCGCGATGGCGGAACTCGCCGGCGACGAGGCGCTGCAGACGCGGCTCCTCGGGCTTTCCCTCGATACCCACCAATAG
- a CDS encoding ABC transporter ATP-binding protein, translating to MATPVLETRDLTIRFGGHVAVDTVSCAFHAGTLTAIVGPNGAGKTTYFNLVSGQLSATSGIVLLGGADITGLGAAGRTKRGIGRAFQITNLFPNLSVVENVRLAVQAKARGASGLFSRWSSHADWIDKAEFYLAEVNLGGVRDTLAAALPHGDKRKLEVAIMMALEPDVFMFDEPTAGMSVDEVPVILDLIHKLKARGDKTILLVEHKMDVVRSLADRIVVLHNGRLVADGEPAEVIASPVVQEAYLGQAPKRAAEASHG from the coding sequence ATGGCCACACCCGTCCTTGAAACGCGCGACCTGACCATCCGCTTCGGCGGACATGTCGCCGTCGACACGGTCAGTTGCGCCTTCCATGCAGGCACGCTGACCGCGATCGTCGGCCCCAACGGCGCGGGCAAGACGACCTATTTCAACCTGGTGTCCGGCCAGCTCAGCGCCACCTCGGGCATCGTGCTGCTCGGCGGTGCCGACATTACCGGCCTTGGCGCCGCCGGCCGGACCAAACGCGGCATCGGCCGGGCCTTCCAGATCACCAATCTCTTCCCCAACCTGTCGGTGGTCGAGAATGTGCGGCTCGCGGTCCAGGCCAAGGCACGCGGCGCGAGCGGCCTGTTCAGCCGCTGGTCGAGCCATGCCGACTGGATCGACAAGGCGGAATTTTACCTTGCCGAGGTCAATCTCGGCGGCGTGCGCGACACCCTGGCGGCGGCCTTGCCGCATGGCGACAAGCGCAAGCTCGAAGTGGCGATCATGATGGCGCTGGAGCCCGACGTCTTCATGTTCGACGAGCCGACCGCCGGCATGTCGGTCGACGAGGTGCCGGTCATTCTCGACCTGATCCACAAGCTCAAGGCCCGCGGCGACAAGACCATCCTGCTGGTCGAACACAAGATGGACGTGGTCCGCTCGCTCGCCGACCGGATCGTCGTGCTGCATAACGGCCGCCTCGTCGCCGATGGCGAACCGGCCGAGGTGATCGCCTCGCCCGTGGTGCAGGAAGCCTATCTCGGCCAGGCGCCGAAGCGCGCAGCGGAGGCGTCCCATGGCTGA